Proteins encoded in a region of the Bartonella taylorii genome:
- a CDS encoding tail fiber domain-containing protein produces the protein MSRKKTPQVQTTTQTNAPPAWAADIFKQASSQALDLYNKGIGGNVYQGERIAGLSDMTKNALTGLEQAAGQYNNPALTQWFNAPTQSASNLLNMAKGDWIGGNSKFNAALQNALSKTSDAINQSMSGAGRYGSGAHTGVLADELGALATNATAQQYNQDVHNMMNANQMIDRSLYDQTNAANSYYQGQSNAQSNALKGGIIQDANRQNALDAQRQKWSEQDNQGWNRLERLLQVGTQSAGNYGTQSGKSTTIPSVTKDPLRDAQQVLGLVGGILGLCDVRAKENIVPVGEKNGYPLYTFNYKGDPQRYRGVLAQEVLRLNPDAVYVHAKTKLLHVNYDKIGLKMEKISSPKNKISTFFSSLFARLRFLQKGYIL, from the coding sequence ATGAGTAGAAAAAAAACACCTCAAGTGCAAACAACAACACAAACAAATGCACCACCCGCGTGGGCAGCCGATATCTTTAAACAAGCGAGTTCTCAAGCGCTTGATCTTTATAATAAAGGTATTGGCGGAAATGTTTATCAAGGTGAACGCATTGCTGGTCTTAGCGATATGACAAAAAATGCTCTCACCGGTTTAGAACAGGCTGCTGGTCAGTATAACAATCCAGCATTAACGCAGTGGTTTAATGCACCAACCCAAAGTGCTTCCAATCTCCTCAATATGGCTAAGGGAGACTGGATTGGAGGTAATAGTAAGTTTAATGCTGCGTTGCAAAATGCTTTGAGTAAAACTTCCGATGCTATTAATCAGTCTATGTCTGGAGCTGGGCGCTATGGATCTGGCGCTCATACTGGGGTGCTCGCCGATGAACTTGGTGCATTGGCAACAAATGCTACTGCGCAGCAGTATAATCAAGATGTTCATAATATGATGAATGCCAATCAGATGATTGACCGTTCCTTATATGATCAGACGAATGCCGCAAACAGCTACTATCAAGGGCAAAGTAACGCGCAAAGCAATGCTTTAAAAGGTGGAATAATCCAAGATGCTAACCGCCAAAATGCTTTGGATGCGCAGCGTCAAAAATGGTCAGAACAAGATAATCAAGGGTGGAATCGATTAGAACGCTTGTTACAAGTAGGAACGCAATCTGCTGGAAATTATGGAACACAATCAGGAAAGTCTACAACAATACCTTCCGTTACAAAAGATCCATTGCGCGATGCACAGCAAGTGCTGGGATTGGTAGGAGGAATTCTAGGACTTTGTGATGTGAGAGCCAAAGAAAATATTGTTCCTGTCGGTGAAAAAAATGGCTATCCGCTTTATACCTTTAATTATAAGGGAGATCCACAACGTTATCGCGGCGTTCTTGCTCAAGAGGTGCTGCGTTTGAATCCCGATGCTGTTTATGTGCATGCTAAAACAAAACTCTTGCATGTCAATTATGATAAAATTGGCTTGAAAATGGAAAAAATATCATCGCCTAAAAATAAAATTTCTACTTTCTTTTCTTCTCTCTTTGCCCGTCTTCGTTTTTTACAAAAAGGATATATTCTATGA
- a CDS encoding phage tail protein, with protein sequence MSSIYDWSLIASENAYADENINWAEGQPPSSVNDSSRVMMQRIKEYLLDNGGVIDAQFTIDEERNRTSIHLTTKSPLESYGEGIVVRFKAQGVNKGITNVALNQLLVRPVYKVTEDGIAPLKGGEIQRGGLYEIVYTYDIAGKNADGWFLTNPTMSLSQNLPSGFIASFAMKKIPEGWLLCDGKEYSREEYANLFDALGTTWGIGDGYSTFKVPNLHDSSSSTNIMGIGKHHYSNETVVYAVKV encoded by the coding sequence ATGAGTTCAATTTATGATTGGTCGCTCATTGCATCTGAAAATGCCTATGCCGATGAGAACATAAACTGGGCTGAAGGACAACCTCCAAGTTCAGTAAATGATAGTTCTCGAGTGATGATGCAACGTATCAAAGAGTATCTCTTAGATAATGGGGGGGTGATTGATGCACAATTTACCATTGATGAGGAGAGGAATAGAACATCTATTCATTTAACAACCAAGTCTCCTCTTGAATCTTATGGGGAAGGTATTGTTGTGCGCTTTAAAGCGCAAGGGGTGAATAAAGGGATAACAAATGTCGCTTTAAACCAACTTCTTGTGCGACCCGTTTATAAGGTAACAGAGGATGGTATAGCGCCTTTAAAGGGGGGAGAAATTCAAAGAGGTGGTCTTTATGAGATTGTCTATACTTATGACATTGCTGGAAAGAATGCGGATGGTTGGTTTTTAACAAATCCTACAATGAGCCTTTCTCAAAATTTACCATCGGGTTTCATTGCATCTTTTGCTATGAAAAAAATCCCTGAAGGTTGGCTGTTGTGTGATGGTAAAGAATATTCGCGTGAAGAATATGCAAACCTTTTTGATGCACTCGGTACAACATGGGGAATTGGGGATGGGTATTCAACATTCAAAGTGCCTAATTTGCATGATTCAAGTTCCTCTACCAATATAATGGGTATAGGTAAGCACCATTACTCCAATGAGACAGTTGTTTATGCTGTTAAAGTGTAA